One region of Glycine max cultivar Williams 82 chromosome 9, Glycine_max_v4.0, whole genome shotgun sequence genomic DNA includes:
- the LOC100810319 gene encoding CBL-interacting serine/threonine-protein kinase 14, translated as MTVTTEFAAATNDEEVPSGVVLFGKYELRRLLGAGAFAKVYHATSVDDTRQSVAVKAVSKNKVLNGGFAANVEREISIMRRLHHPNIINLFEVLATKTKIYFVMEFAAGGELFHEVAGKVRLTEETARFYFRQLISAVKHCHSRGVFHRDLKLDNLLLDENGNLKVSDFGLSAVTGQIRPDGLLHTVCGTPTYVAPEILAKKGYDGAKVDLWSCGVVLFALTAGYLPFNDYNPTVLYRKIYRGQFRFPRWMSYDLRFLLSRLLDTNPSTRITVDEIYKNTWFNAGGGEYRFNRVSVTESECEKQLGRTGFESLNAFDLISFSTGLDMSGLFEDPNGSDSAERIVSSVAPEEIMERVEAVAEEGRVVVRREKNGGGAKLEGQDGNLIGIVVVYRLTDELVVVEMKRGEKGGKCGVQFWKDKLCPLLLELTSDLEEPVSR; from the coding sequence ATGACCGTTACAACAGAATTCGCAGCAGCGACAAACGACGAGGAGGTGCCATCCGGCGTCGTTTTGTTCGGGAAGTATGAGTTAAGGCGGTTGCTGGGAGCTGGCGCATTCGCCAAGGTGTACCACGCGACGAGCGTGGACGACACGCGCCAGAGCGTGGCGGTGAAGGCCGTGAGCAAAAACAAGGTCCTGAACGGAGGCTTCGCTGCCAACGTGGAGCGCGAGATCTCCATCATGCGCCGCCTGCACCACCCCAACATCATTAACCTCTTCGAAGTACTCGCgaccaaaacaaaaatctaCTTCGTCATGGAGTTCGCCGCCGGCGGGGAGCTCTTCCACGAGGTCGCAGGCAAGGTGCGGCTCACGGAGGAAACCGCCAGATTTTACTTCCGGCAACTCATCTCCGCCGTCAAGCACTGCCACTCGCGCGGCGTCTTCCACCGCGACCTCAAGCTCGACAACCTCTTGCTCGACGAGAACGGGAACCTTAAGGTCTCCGATTTCGGGTTGAGTGCGGTCACGGGTCAGATCCGACCCGACGGGCTGTTGCACACGGTCTGTGGGACCCCTACCTACGTGGCACCCGAGATTCTCGCGAAGAAAGGCTACGATGGCGCCAAGGTGGATCTTTGGTCGTGCGGCGTCGTTTTGTTCGCGCTCACCGCAGGCTATTTACCCTTCAATGATTACAATCCCACCGTTCTGTATAGGAAGATTTACCGCGGTCAATTCCGGTTCCCGAGGTGGATGTCGTATGATCTGAGGTTCCTCTTATCACGCCTCTTGGACACGAATCCCAGTACGAGGATAACCGTCGATGAAATCTATAAGAACACGTGGTTCAACGCGGGTGGTGGTGAGTATCGGTTCAACCGGGTTTCGGTCACGGAGAGTGAGTGTGAGAAGCAATTGGGTCGAACCGGGTTCGAGTCGTTGAATGCTTTTGACTTGATTTCTTTCTCAACCGGGCTTGATATGTCGGGTCTTTTTGAGGATCCGAATGGTTCAGATTCGGCTGAACGGATTGTTTCGTCAGTGGCGCCGGAGGAAATCATGGAGAGGGTGGAGGCAGTGGCGGAGGAGGGGAGGGTGGTGGTGAGAAGGGAGAAGAATGGCGGTGGAGCAAAGCTAGAAGGGCAGGATGGTAATTTGATTGGTATTGTTGTGGTTTACCGATTAACAGATGAGCTGGTAGTGGTTGAAATGAAGAGGGGTGAAAAAGGAGGGAAATGTGGTGTGCAGTTTTGGAAAGATAAATTgtgtcctttgcttcttgaattgaCAAGTGATTTGGAAGAGCCGGTATCCCGGTGA